One segment of Ricinus communis isolate WT05 ecotype wild-type chromosome 8, ASM1957865v1, whole genome shotgun sequence DNA contains the following:
- the LOC8274497 gene encoding interleukin-1 receptor-associated kinase 1 isoform X2, with translation MGSCLSTGSSDKSNFTTPPLVTPLQLRESSDLIDIQAARRSCEYVDSSESASELPDLRIEQSSPDSLEFLEPTNIEPTPTEDTAVDSVEELPTSERSPIIEKCQYRPRIFTYDEMGIATGYFSHVHLLGEGGFAHVYKGVLRNTGEVVAIKKFKYRDGQREDEFEKEIKAISSVRHRNLVKLIGYCINGPDRLLVLEFVPNNSLKTHLHGKKTPTLEWPKRINIAIGSAKGLEYLHEDCNPKIIHRDIKADNILLDADFKPKVADFGLVKFFPESVSVTHISSLCRGTHGYADLEHYPSQKVSDKSDVYSFGVVLLELITGRQPIEFRRNARIVDWARLLISHALRSGDYLSLLDPKLKGNCDKNEVERMIHCAVACVYKPSERRPKMKQIVQALEGNMPLKDIWDVNDIAFLRDFPCQNSLLQQRLLELPITIIEDSDYETLQDYQPKGFTFQELEVASDGFSNANLLKEGDFFQVYEGVLPSGERVAIKNLKFCTELQEDEFEKEIKAINSVRHKNLVKLVGYCIDGDKRLLIFEFVPNKTLKSQLHGDGISPLDWTTRMKIARGSARGLKYLHEDCNPRIIHRHIDANHILLDDNCEPKLADFANAKFFPDSVTHLFTDVRGTSGYIAPEYADTRMLTDKSDVYSYGVLLLELITGKQPDDDHTDIVGWVVPQLDEGNYDFLVDPNLQEYDPEQMRQLIICAAACVRKDPDSRPKMSQIVRVLEGATPVANDL, from the exons ATGGGGTCGTGCCTTTCCACGGGAAGCT CTGACAAGTCTAATTTTACAACACCGCCGCTCGTTACTCCACTACAGCTCAGAGAAAGTTCAGATTTGATTGATATTCAAGCTGCTCGCCGATCTTGTGAGTATGTCGACAGTTCGGAATCAGCATCGGAGCTTCCCGATCTCAGAATTGAACAATCTTCACCTGATAGCCTTGAGTTTCTGGAGCCTACAAATATTGAGCCTACTCCTACTGAAGACACTGCAGTTGATAGCGTTGAGGAGCTTCCGACTTCTGAGCGTTCTCCAATCATAGAGAAATGCCAGTATCGGCCGAGGATCTTTACATACGATGAAATGGGAATAGCAACAGGTTATTTCTCACATGTTCACCTCCTTGGGGAGGGTGGTTTTGCTCATGTCTATAAGGGAGTCCTTCGAAATACTGGAGAAGTTGTTGCtattaagaaattcaaatataGGGATGGACAGAGGGAagatgaatttgagaaagaaattaaGGCTATTAGCAGTGTGCGTCATCGAAATCTCGTCAAGCTTATTGGCTACTGCATTAACGGACCAGATAGATTGCTAGTTTTAGAGTTTGTTCCCAACAATTCCTTGAAAACTCATTTACATG GAAAGAAAACACCAACTTTGGAGTGGCCAAAACGAATAAATATTGCCATAGGCTCTGCGAAGGGGTTGGAATATCTACACGAAGACT GTAATCCTAAGATCATACACCGGGACATTAAAGCAGATAACATTCTTCTTGATGCTGACTTTAAACCAAAG GTTGCAGATTTTGGTCTTGTCAAGTTCTTTCCCGAAAGTGTTAGTGTTACTCACATCTCCAGTCTGTGTAGGGGAACTCATGG ATATGCGGATCTTGAGCATTATCCTTCTCAGAAGGTTTCTGATAAATCGGATGTCTATTCCTTTGGAGTTGTCCTTCTAGAGCTGATAACTGGGAGACAACCAATTGAATTTAGGAGGAATGCACGTATAGTTGATTGG GCTAGGCTTCTGATTAGCCATGCTTTGAGATCTGGTGATTATTTGTCTCTTCTTGATCCAAAACTGAAAGGGAACTGCGATAAAAATGAAGTGGAGCGAATGATTCATTGCGCTGTTGCTTGTGTATATAAACCCTCAGAGAGACGGCCAAAAATGAAACAg ATAGTTCAAGCTCTTGAAGGGAATATGCCTTTGAAGGATATATGGGATGTGAATGACATTGCTTTCTTGCGCG ATTTCCCATGTCAAAATTCACTGCTCCAGCAAAGGTTGTTGGAGCTGCCTATCACTATAATTGAGGACAGTGATTACGAAACGCTTCAAGATTATCAGCCAAAGGGATTTACTTTTCAAGAACTAGAAGTGGCATCTGATGGTTTCTCCAATGCCAACCTACTTAAGGAGGGTGATTTTTTCCAAGTCTATGAGGGAGTCCTTCCAAGTGGTGAAAGGGTGgcaattaaaaatctaaaattttgtaCTGAACTGCAAGAAGATGAATTTGAGAAGGAGATTAAGGCCATTAACAGCGTGCGCCACAAAAATCTTGTTAAGCTGGTTGGATATTGCATTGATGGAGACAAGAGGTTgcttatttttgaatttgttcCGAACAAAACCTTGAAATCTCAGTTACATG GGGATGGTATATCACCTTTGGACTGGACAACCAGAATGAAAATCGCCAGAGGCTCTGCAAGAGGTTTGAAATATTTGCATGAAGACT GTAATCCGAGGATCATACACCGACATATTGATGCGAATCACATTCTTCTTGATGATAATTGTGAACCAAAG CTTGCAGATTTTGCAAATGCCAAGTTTTTCCCAGATTCTGTTACACATCTATTCACCGACGTTAGGGGAACTTCTGG TTATATAGCTCCTGAATATGCCGATACAAGGATGTTGACTGATAAGTCCGATGTCTATTCGTATGGTGTTTTGCTCCTGGAGTTGATTACTGGGAAACAACCTGATGATGATCATACTGACATAGTTGGCTGG GTGGTGCCTCAGCTGGACGAAGGGAACTATGATTTTCTAGTTGACCCCAATTTGCAGGAATACGACCCCGAGCAAATGAGGCAACTGATTATTTGTGCTGCAGCCTGTGTACGTAAGGATCCAGACAGTCGGCCAAAAATGAGTCAG ATAGTTAGGGTTCTAGAAGGAGCTACTCCTGTTGCGAATGACCTCTAG
- the LOC8274497 gene encoding interleukin-1 receptor-associated kinase 1 isoform X1 — protein sequence MFIFLTYILSADKSNFTTPPLVTPLQLRESSDLIDIQAARRSCEYVDSSESASELPDLRIEQSSPDSLEFLEPTNIEPTPTEDTAVDSVEELPTSERSPIIEKCQYRPRIFTYDEMGIATGYFSHVHLLGEGGFAHVYKGVLRNTGEVVAIKKFKYRDGQREDEFEKEIKAISSVRHRNLVKLIGYCINGPDRLLVLEFVPNNSLKTHLHGKKTPTLEWPKRINIAIGSAKGLEYLHEDCNPKIIHRDIKADNILLDADFKPKVADFGLVKFFPESVSVTHISSLCRGTHGYADLEHYPSQKVSDKSDVYSFGVVLLELITGRQPIEFRRNARIVDWARLLISHALRSGDYLSLLDPKLKGNCDKNEVERMIHCAVACVYKPSERRPKMKQIVQALEGNMPLKDIWDVNDIAFLRDFPCQNSLLQQRLLELPITIIEDSDYETLQDYQPKGFTFQELEVASDGFSNANLLKEGDFFQVYEGVLPSGERVAIKNLKFCTELQEDEFEKEIKAINSVRHKNLVKLVGYCIDGDKRLLIFEFVPNKTLKSQLHGDGISPLDWTTRMKIARGSARGLKYLHEDCNPRIIHRHIDANHILLDDNCEPKLADFANAKFFPDSVTHLFTDVRGTSGYIAPEYADTRMLTDKSDVYSYGVLLLELITGKQPDDDHTDIVGWVVPQLDEGNYDFLVDPNLQEYDPEQMRQLIICAAACVRKDPDSRPKMSQIVRVLEGATPVANDL from the exons atgtttattttcttgacCTACATTCTCTCAGCTGACAAGTCTAATTTTACAACACCGCCGCTCGTTACTCCACTACAGCTCAGAGAAAGTTCAGATTTGATTGATATTCAAGCTGCTCGCCGATCTTGTGAGTATGTCGACAGTTCGGAATCAGCATCGGAGCTTCCCGATCTCAGAATTGAACAATCTTCACCTGATAGCCTTGAGTTTCTGGAGCCTACAAATATTGAGCCTACTCCTACTGAAGACACTGCAGTTGATAGCGTTGAGGAGCTTCCGACTTCTGAGCGTTCTCCAATCATAGAGAAATGCCAGTATCGGCCGAGGATCTTTACATACGATGAAATGGGAATAGCAACAGGTTATTTCTCACATGTTCACCTCCTTGGGGAGGGTGGTTTTGCTCATGTCTATAAGGGAGTCCTTCGAAATACTGGAGAAGTTGTTGCtattaagaaattcaaatataGGGATGGACAGAGGGAagatgaatttgagaaagaaattaaGGCTATTAGCAGTGTGCGTCATCGAAATCTCGTCAAGCTTATTGGCTACTGCATTAACGGACCAGATAGATTGCTAGTTTTAGAGTTTGTTCCCAACAATTCCTTGAAAACTCATTTACATG GAAAGAAAACACCAACTTTGGAGTGGCCAAAACGAATAAATATTGCCATAGGCTCTGCGAAGGGGTTGGAATATCTACACGAAGACT GTAATCCTAAGATCATACACCGGGACATTAAAGCAGATAACATTCTTCTTGATGCTGACTTTAAACCAAAG GTTGCAGATTTTGGTCTTGTCAAGTTCTTTCCCGAAAGTGTTAGTGTTACTCACATCTCCAGTCTGTGTAGGGGAACTCATGG ATATGCGGATCTTGAGCATTATCCTTCTCAGAAGGTTTCTGATAAATCGGATGTCTATTCCTTTGGAGTTGTCCTTCTAGAGCTGATAACTGGGAGACAACCAATTGAATTTAGGAGGAATGCACGTATAGTTGATTGG GCTAGGCTTCTGATTAGCCATGCTTTGAGATCTGGTGATTATTTGTCTCTTCTTGATCCAAAACTGAAAGGGAACTGCGATAAAAATGAAGTGGAGCGAATGATTCATTGCGCTGTTGCTTGTGTATATAAACCCTCAGAGAGACGGCCAAAAATGAAACAg ATAGTTCAAGCTCTTGAAGGGAATATGCCTTTGAAGGATATATGGGATGTGAATGACATTGCTTTCTTGCGCG ATTTCCCATGTCAAAATTCACTGCTCCAGCAAAGGTTGTTGGAGCTGCCTATCACTATAATTGAGGACAGTGATTACGAAACGCTTCAAGATTATCAGCCAAAGGGATTTACTTTTCAAGAACTAGAAGTGGCATCTGATGGTTTCTCCAATGCCAACCTACTTAAGGAGGGTGATTTTTTCCAAGTCTATGAGGGAGTCCTTCCAAGTGGTGAAAGGGTGgcaattaaaaatctaaaattttgtaCTGAACTGCAAGAAGATGAATTTGAGAAGGAGATTAAGGCCATTAACAGCGTGCGCCACAAAAATCTTGTTAAGCTGGTTGGATATTGCATTGATGGAGACAAGAGGTTgcttatttttgaatttgttcCGAACAAAACCTTGAAATCTCAGTTACATG GGGATGGTATATCACCTTTGGACTGGACAACCAGAATGAAAATCGCCAGAGGCTCTGCAAGAGGTTTGAAATATTTGCATGAAGACT GTAATCCGAGGATCATACACCGACATATTGATGCGAATCACATTCTTCTTGATGATAATTGTGAACCAAAG CTTGCAGATTTTGCAAATGCCAAGTTTTTCCCAGATTCTGTTACACATCTATTCACCGACGTTAGGGGAACTTCTGG TTATATAGCTCCTGAATATGCCGATACAAGGATGTTGACTGATAAGTCCGATGTCTATTCGTATGGTGTTTTGCTCCTGGAGTTGATTACTGGGAAACAACCTGATGATGATCATACTGACATAGTTGGCTGG GTGGTGCCTCAGCTGGACGAAGGGAACTATGATTTTCTAGTTGACCCCAATTTGCAGGAATACGACCCCGAGCAAATGAGGCAACTGATTATTTGTGCTGCAGCCTGTGTACGTAAGGATCCAGACAGTCGGCCAAAAATGAGTCAG ATAGTTAGGGTTCTAGAAGGAGCTACTCCTGTTGCGAATGACCTCTAG